The proteins below are encoded in one region of Bacteroides uniformis:
- a CDS encoding FAD-binding and (Fe-S)-binding domain-containing protein has protein sequence MKEHSYMAFLQEAKQFIPQERIYTDELRRLAWGTDAGFYRLIPQIVIRSKDEDEVSQLLKLASRHGLPVTFRAAGTSLSGQAISDSILIVAGKNWEKYSISADYEQITLQPGIIGQRVNELLAPYGRKFAPDPASVKSAMVGGIVMNNASGMNCGTHANSDKVLISARIILMDGTLLDTGNPVSRASFEVSHRDFIRRICELRDEIRTNEKLAERIRYKYSIKNVTGLNLLPFVRFDDPFEIIAHLMVGSEGTLAFLSEVTMKTEYDYPYKASAMLYFKTIKEASRAVVAMKKLVDETGEWTVKGAEMLDYKSLSSVNDPVFLKYKGEVASSALPGVEPGDETGLTAVLTETKARTPEELQQNISAIEACLQAFTTYIPVRFTDRPEEYSKYWAIRSGIFPSVGGTRQPGTTCLIEDIAFHIEDLPEATAELQQLIARHGYNDACIYGHALEGNYHFIINQSFSTQAEVKRYEDLMNDIKTLVVDKYDGSLKAEHGTGRNMAPFVCHEWGDDAYKAMKAVKELFDPQGLLNPGVIFNDDPQCHIKNFKPLPLLVMSDKRQATSLVADKCIECGFCEVNCLSCGFTLSSRQRIVLQREISRLKQSGEDPTRLALLEKQYRYPGNQTCAGDGLCSMSCPMGINTGDLTHIIRQEALPKGSLGYKAGDFVANHFAGVKSALRPVLSLANFGHSLLGTKAMSGITKGLHNALGIPLWTPAMPKSYQLQATELQATSTMQHNSAALVARSSVTRNYKVVYFPSCINQTMGLAKKSPVEQPLVNKMVSLLQKAGYEIIFPKDMDKLCCGTIWESKGMLDIADRKTAELEAALWEASEQGKYPVLCDQSPCLHRMRECIKKMKLYEPAEFIYTFLREKLIFTPINRPVAIHITCSMRKMGLADTIIALARLCSSKVIVPEEVGCCGFAGDRGFTYPELNSYALRKLRPQIEASGVNIGYSNSRTCEIGLTTNSGIPYVSIAYLVDECTKAADN, from the coding sequence ATGAAAGAGCATAGTTACATGGCTTTCCTGCAGGAAGCAAAACAATTCATTCCGCAGGAAAGGATTTACACCGACGAACTTCGCCGGCTGGCTTGGGGTACGGATGCCGGTTTTTACCGACTGATTCCCCAGATTGTAATCCGTTCGAAAGACGAAGATGAAGTTTCACAACTGTTGAAACTGGCGAGCCGCCACGGGCTGCCCGTCACCTTCCGAGCGGCAGGGACCAGTTTGTCGGGTCAAGCCATTAGCGACTCCATCCTCATCGTAGCCGGCAAGAATTGGGAAAAATACAGCATATCCGCCGACTACGAACAGATAACCCTCCAACCGGGCATCATCGGACAACGTGTGAACGAACTGTTGGCTCCCTACGGCCGTAAGTTTGCACCGGATCCCGCCTCGGTGAAAAGCGCCATGGTAGGCGGTATTGTCATGAACAATGCTTCCGGCATGAACTGCGGTACGCACGCCAATAGCGACAAGGTGCTTATTTCCGCCCGTATTATCCTGATGGATGGTACCCTGCTGGATACCGGAAATCCCGTCAGCCGCGCCTCCTTCGAAGTGAGTCACCGTGACTTCATTCGCCGCATCTGCGAACTGCGCGATGAAATACGTACCAACGAAAAACTGGCCGAACGCATCCGTTACAAATATTCCATCAAAAATGTAACCGGGCTCAATCTGTTGCCCTTCGTCCGTTTCGACGACCCATTCGAAATCATTGCCCACCTCATGGTAGGTTCCGAAGGTACACTGGCGTTCCTTTCGGAAGTGACGATGAAGACTGAATATGATTATCCCTACAAGGCCAGCGCTATGCTCTACTTCAAGACCATCAAAGAAGCGAGCCGCGCTGTGGTAGCCATGAAGAAGCTGGTCGACGAAACCGGCGAATGGACAGTAAAAGGGGCTGAAATGCTAGACTATAAGAGCCTTTCTTCCGTCAACGACCCCGTATTCCTAAAATACAAAGGCGAAGTTGCCTCCTCTGCCCTCCCCGGCGTGGAGCCCGGCGACGAAACCGGGTTGACAGCAGTGCTGACCGAAACCAAAGCCCGTACCCCGGAAGAACTGCAACAGAACATATCTGCCATTGAAGCTTGCCTGCAAGCCTTCACCACCTATATTCCGGTACGCTTCACCGACCGTCCGGAGGAATATTCCAAATACTGGGCCATCCGTTCCGGCATCTTCCCCTCTGTGGGAGGTACGCGCCAGCCGGGAACCACTTGCCTCATCGAAGACATCGCCTTCCACATTGAAGACCTTCCGGAGGCAACGGCAGAACTGCAACAGCTCATAGCCCGCCACGGATATAATGACGCCTGCATCTACGGCCATGCTCTCGAAGGCAACTACCACTTCATCATCAACCAGTCCTTCAGTACCCAAGCGGAAGTGAAACGCTACGAAGACTTGATGAATGACATCAAGACCTTGGTAGTAGATAAATATGACGGTTCCCTGAAAGCCGAGCATGGCACGGGCCGGAATATGGCTCCCTTTGTCTGCCATGAATGGGGAGATGACGCCTACAAAGCCATGAAAGCCGTCAAAGAGCTGTTTGACCCACAAGGATTGCTAAACCCCGGTGTCATTTTCAATGATGACCCGCAATGCCATATCAAGAACTTCAAGCCGCTGCCTTTATTAGTGATGAGTGACAAGAGACAAGCTACGTCACTCGTAGCTGACAAATGCATCGAGTGCGGTTTCTGCGAAGTCAACTGTCTCTCCTGCGGCTTTACCCTTTCCTCGCGCCAGCGTATCGTGTTGCAGCGCGAAATATCCCGGCTGAAACAAAGCGGCGAGGACCCGACACGCCTTGCACTGCTCGAAAAACAATACCGCTATCCCGGCAACCAGACTTGTGCCGGAGACGGCCTCTGCTCCATGTCGTGCCCGATGGGTATCAATACGGGCGACCTTACCCATATAATCCGCCAGGAAGCATTACCCAAAGGCAGTCTGGGATACAAAGCCGGAGACTTTGTCGCCAATCATTTCGCTGGTGTCAAGAGTGCACTGCGTCCCGTATTGTCCTTAGCCAACTTCGGACATTCACTATTAGGGACAAAGGCGATGAGCGGCATTACCAAGGGGCTGCACAATGCATTAGGCATACCTCTATGGACGCCGGCTATGCCGAAAAGTTATCAGTTACAAGCTACGGAGTTACAAGCTACAAGCACTATGCAGCATAATAGCGCAGCACTTGTAGCTCGTAGCTCTGTAACTCGTAACTACAAAGTCGTCTACTTCCCCAGCTGCATCAACCAGACTATGGGTCTGGCAAAGAAGTCTCCCGTAGAGCAGCCATTGGTAAATAAAATGGTGTCCTTGTTGCAAAAAGCCGGTTACGAAATCATCTTCCCGAAAGATATGGACAAGCTTTGCTGTGGCACCATTTGGGAAAGTAAAGGGATGCTGGACATTGCCGATCGCAAGACAGCCGAACTGGAGGCCGCACTTTGGGAAGCCAGCGAACAAGGCAAATACCCCGTCCTCTGTGACCAAAGCCCTTGTCTGCACCGCATGCGCGAATGTATCAAGAAGATGAAACTGTATGAACCTGCAGAATTCATCTATACATTCTTACGTGAGAAGCTGATTTTCACACCTATTAACCGCCCCGTAGCAATCCACATCACCTGCTCCATGCGGAAAATGGGACTGGCAGATACCATTATAGCCCTTGCACGCCTTTGCTCCAGTAAAGTCATCGTGCCGGAAGAAGTAGGTTGCTGCGGTTTTGCCGGAGACCGGGGATTCACCTATCCTGAGCTGAACTCGTACGCCCTACGCAAACTCCGCCCGCAAATAGAAGCGTCCGGAGTGAATATAGGCTACTCTAACAGCCGTACTTGTGAAATCGGATTGACAACAAACTCAGGTATCCCCTATGTATCCATTGCCTATCTGGTAGACGAATGTACAAAGGCAGCTGATAATTAG
- a CDS encoding acyltransferase family protein, with protein MNSTKVSKRILALDILRGVTIAGMIMVNNPGSWGHIYAPLRHAEWNGLTPTDLVFPFFMFIMGISTYISLKKYNFEFSHAAGMKILKRTIVIFLIGMAIGWFSRFCYYWASAPDDLSFGEKLWASVWTFDRIRILGVMQRLALCYGAASIIALTMKHKHIPYLIAGLLTGYFILLMCGNGFAYNETNILSVVDRAILTPAHMYKDNGIDPEGLLSTIPAIAHVLLGFCVGRLMLDGNKSEDRASFLNSQLITLFLVGVILTFSGFLLSYGCPINKKIWSPTYVLVTCGLASSFLALLIWIIDVKGYKKWSMFFEAFGVNPLFMYVLGGVLSILFGSISFPWGNSSISIHGFLYNIVLMPVFGETAGSLAFALLFIAINWCIGYQLYKRKIYIKI; from the coding sequence ATGAACAGTACAAAAGTAAGTAAACGCATCCTTGCACTCGACATTCTCCGTGGTGTCACCATCGCAGGTATGATTATGGTAAACAACCCCGGTTCGTGGGGACATATCTATGCCCCCTTGCGGCATGCAGAGTGGAACGGTCTGACCCCCACCGACCTCGTCTTTCCCTTCTTCATGTTTATCATGGGAATTTCCACATACATTTCCCTGAAGAAATACAACTTCGAGTTCAGCCACGCCGCCGGCATGAAGATACTGAAACGCACCATCGTCATTTTCCTTATAGGCATGGCTATCGGCTGGTTCTCGCGTTTCTGCTATTACTGGGCCTCCGCTCCGGACGACCTCAGTTTCGGAGAGAAGCTATGGGCTTCCGTCTGGACATTCGACCGTATCCGTATTCTGGGTGTCATGCAACGGCTGGCCCTTTGCTACGGAGCAGCCTCCATCATTGCACTAACCATGAAGCATAAACATATACCTTATCTGATAGCCGGCCTATTGACAGGCTACTTCATACTGTTGATGTGCGGCAACGGTTTCGCCTATAATGAAACAAACATTCTTTCCGTGGTAGACCGTGCCATCCTGACCCCTGCACACATGTACAAGGATAACGGCATAGATCCCGAAGGTTTGTTAAGCACCATTCCTGCCATTGCACATGTGTTGCTGGGCTTCTGTGTAGGGCGGCTGATGCTGGATGGCAACAAGTCGGAAGACCGTGCCTCATTTCTCAATTCGCAGCTTATCACACTGTTTCTGGTAGGTGTTATCCTTACTTTCTCCGGTTTCCTGCTAAGCTACGGTTGCCCCATCAACAAGAAAATATGGTCTCCTACCTACGTACTCGTCACTTGCGGACTGGCATCCAGTTTTCTGGCATTGCTTATCTGGATTATTGATGTGAAAGGCTATAAGAAGTGGAGCATGTTTTTCGAGGCATTCGGTGTGAATCCGCTGTTCATGTATGTATTGGGCGGCGTACTTAGCATACTTTTCGGTAGTATCAGTTTCCCGTGGGGAAACAGCAGCATCAGCATACACGGATTCTTATACAATATAGTCCTCATGCCCGTTTTCGGTGAAACCGCCGGTTCCCTTGCCTTTGCCCTGCTGTTTATCGCCATTAACTGGTGTATCGGCTACCAGTTGTACAAACGAAAAATATATATCAAAATATAA
- a CDS encoding BadF/BadG/BcrA/BcrD ATPase family protein has translation MILIADSGSTKTDWCVVENGVLLQQIFTKGTNPFFQSEEEISNEIATALLPQLKTSELDAVYFYGAGCGFPDKISMVHRAITKHLSVKNEVEVNTDMLAAARGLCGHDSGIACIMGTGSNSCYYDGKSIVTNVSPLGFILGDEGSGACLGKLLVGDILKNQMTPELKEKFLKQFDLTPADIIDRVYRKPFPNRFLASLSPFLAQNLGEPCVRALVLNSFKAFLKRNVMQYEDYQHQKVHFIGSVAFYYKEVLAEAAKEMGIQLGAIIKSPMEGLIKYHN, from the coding sequence ATGATTCTAATAGCAGACAGTGGCTCTACAAAGACCGATTGGTGTGTTGTAGAGAATGGAGTACTTCTCCAACAGATATTCACGAAAGGGACGAACCCTTTCTTTCAGTCGGAAGAGGAAATCAGTAATGAAATAGCAACAGCGCTATTACCTCAGCTGAAGACAAGTGAGCTGGATGCCGTATACTTTTATGGTGCAGGATGCGGATTTCCCGACAAGATAAGTATGGTGCACCGTGCCATAACCAAACACCTCAGTGTGAAAAATGAAGTGGAAGTCAATACCGATATGCTGGCTGCCGCACGTGGCCTCTGCGGACATGACTCAGGCATTGCCTGCATCATGGGGACCGGCTCCAACTCATGTTATTATGACGGAAAAAGCATTGTCACCAATGTATCTCCTCTGGGATTCATCTTGGGAGACGAAGGCAGCGGAGCCTGCTTGGGCAAACTGTTGGTAGGCGATATCTTGAAAAATCAGATGACACCCGAGCTGAAAGAGAAATTCCTCAAACAGTTCGACCTGACACCTGCTGATATCATCGACCGTGTCTACCGTAAACCTTTCCCCAACCGTTTCCTGGCAAGCTTGTCACCATTTCTTGCACAGAATCTGGGTGAACCTTGTGTACGCGCTCTGGTACTGAACAGCTTTAAGGCATTCCTTAAACGCAATGTCATGCAATATGAAGACTATCAGCATCAAAAAGTACATTTCATCGGTTCCGTAGCCTTCTATTACAAGGAAGTTCTGGCAGAAGCTGCCAAAGAAATGGGTATCCAACTGGGTGCAATCATCAAGAGCCCCATGGAAGGACTCATCAAATATCACAACTGA
- the murQ gene encoding N-acetylmuramic acid 6-phosphate etherase, with amino-acid sequence MFVKISEQPSLYNDLEKKSVREILEDINTEDQKVALAVQRAIPQIEKLVTQIVPRMKQGGRIFYMGAGTSGRLGVLDASEIPPTFGMPPTLVIGLIAGGDTALRNPVENAEDDIHRGWEELTERNITDKDTVIGIAASGTTPYVIGAMHEAREHGILTGCITSNPDSPMAAEADVAIEMIVGPEYVTGSSRMKSGTGQKMILNMITTSVMIQLGRVKGNKMVNMQLSNKKLVDRGTRMIVEELGLDYGKAKALLLMHGSVKKAVDAYRI; translated from the coding sequence ATGTTCGTAAAAATCTCAGAGCAACCATCGCTCTACAATGACTTGGAAAAGAAATCAGTCCGTGAAATTCTGGAAGACATCAATACCGAAGACCAGAAAGTGGCGCTTGCCGTACAGAGGGCAATCCCTCAAATAGAAAAGTTGGTAACCCAGATTGTGCCCCGCATGAAACAAGGCGGACGCATCTTCTACATGGGTGCGGGTACCAGTGGACGTCTGGGCGTACTCGACGCTTCGGAAATTCCACCGACTTTCGGTATGCCCCCCACGCTGGTTATCGGCTTGATTGCCGGTGGTGACACTGCATTGAGAAATCCGGTAGAGAATGCCGAAGATGACATTCACCGCGGTTGGGAAGAACTGACGGAACGCAATATTACAGATAAGGATACGGTCATCGGTATTGCTGCATCCGGTACCACCCCCTACGTGATTGGTGCCATGCACGAGGCACGCGAACACGGCATACTGACCGGCTGTATTACCAGCAACCCGGACTCTCCAATGGCAGCAGAGGCAGATGTAGCCATCGAAATGATTGTAGGGCCTGAATATGTGACGGGAAGCTCACGCATGAAATCGGGAACAGGACAGAAAATGATACTGAATATGATTACTACTTCCGTCATGATACAGTTGGGACGCGTGAAAGGCAACAAAATGGTGAATATGCAGCTCAGTAACAAAAAGCTTGTGGACCGTGGTACCCGTATGATTGTAGAGGAACTCGGACTGGACTATGGCAAAGCCAAGGCGCTGCTGTTGATGCACGGTTCGGTGAAAAAGGCAGTGGATGCGTACCGGATTTAG
- a CDS encoding serine hydrolase — protein sequence MKAIYFFLFSLCLQAATAQPLQRVAPEQVGMDSRKLMYADEAIETAISNKDIPGAVLAVVRNGKMAYLKAYGNKRIYPNVEPMTANTIFDMASCSKSMSTAVCTMILAERGKLRMLDPVSLYIPHFKNWESEDGKEKKVIRIADLMTHTSGLPPYAPVAELEKQYGSPNPDGLMEYIATCKRDFKPQTDFQYSCLNFITLQHIIETISGQSLRDFARENLFDVLGMEHTDYLPCQRDKDGNWITIVDKGTRKQGHKENNVANSQFSIRNSQLNNIAPTEKQPNGQVLCGQVHDPLARVMNGGISGNAGVFSCADDIAILCAALQNGGEWNGRRILSPLGVKAMRTVPRTTASLGRTLGWDNFTAYASNNGDLFGPNTYGHTGYTGTSIIIDPDNDTSVILLINAVHPEDGHSVVRLRSLVANAVAASIYPIPRIYTDHYYKRFLQFMDEPAITSKDIVMLGNSLTEGGGDWSARLGKKNVRNRGIIGDEVMGIYDRLHQILPGHPAKLFLLIGVNDISHDLAPDSIVDMIRMTVERIRKESPDTKLYLQSLLPFNESFGRYKKLTGKTDMVPEINSRLEAFAKEEGIAYINLFPLFTEKGTNVLRSELTGDGLHLNEDGYKIWVKAIKKKI from the coding sequence ATGAAAGCAATATATTTTTTTCTCTTTTCTCTTTGTCTGCAAGCTGCCACCGCGCAACCCTTGCAACGCGTAGCCCCTGAACAAGTGGGAATGGACTCACGCAAGTTGATGTATGCTGACGAAGCGATTGAAACAGCCATCTCCAACAAGGATATTCCCGGTGCCGTACTTGCTGTAGTACGTAACGGCAAGATGGCCTATCTGAAAGCTTACGGCAACAAGCGTATTTATCCCAATGTGGAGCCTATGACTGCCAATACTATCTTTGATATGGCATCTTGCAGCAAATCCATGTCGACCGCCGTATGTACGATGATACTGGCAGAACGCGGCAAGCTCCGTATGCTGGACCCCGTCAGCCTCTACATACCCCATTTCAAGAATTGGGAAAGCGAAGACGGCAAAGAGAAAAAGGTAATCCGCATTGCCGATTTGATGACACACACTTCCGGTCTTCCTCCCTATGCACCGGTAGCCGAGCTAGAAAAGCAGTACGGTTCTCCCAATCCTGATGGGCTTATGGAATATATTGCTACTTGTAAACGCGACTTCAAGCCGCAGACTGATTTTCAATACAGTTGCCTCAACTTCATCACTTTGCAGCACATTATCGAGACTATAAGCGGACAGAGCCTGCGTGACTTTGCACGTGAAAACCTATTTGATGTACTCGGCATGGAGCATACCGACTATCTGCCTTGCCAACGTGATAAGGATGGTAACTGGATTACGATAGTTGACAAAGGAACGAGAAAACAAGGACACAAGGAAAACAACGTAGCCAATTCTCAATTTTCAATTCGCAATTCTCAATTGAATAACATTGCCCCCACTGAAAAGCAACCTAATGGACAAGTTCTCTGCGGACAAGTTCATGACCCGCTGGCACGTGTCATGAACGGAGGTATCAGCGGTAATGCAGGAGTATTCTCTTGTGCTGATGATATTGCCATACTCTGCGCAGCCCTGCAAAACGGAGGTGAATGGAACGGACGCCGCATCCTGAGTCCGCTGGGTGTAAAAGCCATGCGTACTGTGCCACGCACTACCGCCAGTCTGGGACGCACTCTCGGTTGGGATAATTTTACAGCCTATGCCTCCAACAATGGAGATTTGTTTGGTCCTAATACCTATGGGCATACCGGCTACACGGGTACCTCCATCATTATCGATCCGGACAATGACACTTCCGTCATACTCCTTATCAACGCCGTACATCCGGAAGACGGACACAGCGTAGTTCGCCTGCGTTCATTGGTTGCCAACGCTGTGGCGGCTTCCATCTACCCCATTCCGCGTATTTATACAGACCATTACTACAAACGTTTCCTACAGTTTATGGATGAGCCTGCCATTACAAGCAAGGACATCGTCATGCTTGGCAATAGCCTGACTGAAGGTGGCGGTGACTGGTCTGCCCGTCTTGGTAAGAAGAATGTACGTAATCGCGGCATCATCGGTGATGAAGTGATGGGTATCTATGACCGCCTGCATCAGATACTTCCCGGACATCCCGCCAAGCTGTTCCTGCTTATCGGAGTCAATGACATTTCCCATGACTTGGCACCAGACAGTATTGTAGACATGATTCGCATGACGGTGGAACGCATCCGGAAAGAATCTCCCGACACAAAACTCTACCTACAAAGCCTACTCCCTTTCAATGAAAGTTTCGGCCGATACAAAAAACTGACTGGAAAGACAGATATGGTTCCTGAAATCAACTCCCGTCTGGAGGCGTTTGCCAAAGAGGAAGGCATTGCCTATATCAATCTTTTTCCACTATTTACAGAGAAGGGAACAAATGTACTACGCAGTGAGTTGACCGGCGACGGACTGCATTTGAATGAGGATGGATACAAAATCTGGGTAAAGGCCATTAAGAAGAAAATATAA
- a CDS encoding FKBP-type peptidyl-prolyl cis-trans isomerase, with protein MKKSLLFLPFLLLLVGAFISCEEVEEAGKYDNWRERGEAFVDSIKRLTGENYVATAEQADAMELGKLYAIQTTASTSEGAQYVYCKKLVKNETGERPLYTGYHSKVNAYYYGTYVNGEEFDGCFDGYSAIDRDIPIPPVKEPTVFDSFVDFEVSGVVAGWAAALQLMRMGERWMLYIPYQSGYGINDYTAPYSTNTIPGGSLLTFDLQLVSFAE; from the coding sequence ATGAAAAAGTCCCTTTTGTTTTTGCCTTTCTTGCTGTTGCTGGTGGGTGCTTTTATCTCTTGTGAAGAAGTGGAAGAGGCTGGAAAGTATGATAATTGGAGAGAACGCGGCGAGGCTTTTGTTGACTCGATAAAAAGGCTGACTGGCGAGAATTATGTCGCCACAGCAGAGCAGGCCGATGCTATGGAACTCGGGAAACTGTATGCCATACAGACGACTGCAAGCACTTCTGAAGGTGCTCAGTATGTCTATTGCAAGAAGCTTGTGAAGAATGAGACGGGTGAACGCCCGTTGTATACGGGTTATCATTCAAAGGTGAATGCTTATTATTATGGGACTTATGTGAATGGCGAAGAATTCGACGGTTGCTTTGACGGTTATAGTGCTATTGACCGCGATATACCTATTCCTCCGGTAAAAGAACCTACGGTTTTTGATTCATTCGTGGATTTTGAAGTTTCGGGTGTCGTTGCCGGTTGGGCAGCTGCCTTGCAGCTTATGCGGATGGGTGAGCGGTGGATGTTGTATATCCCTTATCAAAGCGGATATGGTATAAATGATTATACTGCTCCTTATTCTACAAATACAATCCCCGGAGGCTCTCTGTTGACGTTTGACTTGCAACTGGTTAGCTTTGCCGAATGA
- a CDS encoding glycine--tRNA ligase — MAQEDVFKKLVSHCKEYGFVFPSSEIYDGLGAVYDYGQMGVELKNNIKQYWWQSMVLLHENIVGIDSAIFMHPTIWKASGHVDAFNDPLIDNRDSKKRYRADVLIEDQLAKYDDKINKEVAKAAKRFGEAFDEAQFRSTNGRVLEHQAKRDALHERFSKALNDNNLDELRQIILDEEIVCPISGTKNWTEVRQFNLMFSTEMGSTADGAMKIYLRPETAQGIFVNYLNVQKTGRMKIPFGIAQIGKAFRNEIVARQFIFRMREFEQMEMQFFVKPGTELDWFKSWKATRLKWHKALGFGDDHYRYHDHDKLAHYANAATDIEFLMPFGFKEVEGIHSRTNFDLSQHEKFSGKNIKYFDPETNESYTPYVIETSIGVDRMFLSIMSASYCEETLDSGESRVVLKLPAALAPVKLAVMPLVKKDGLPEKAREIIDNLKFHFHCQYDEKDSIGKRYRRQDAIGTPYCVTVDHQTLEDNCVTLRNRDTMQQERVAISELNNIIADRVSITSLLKTLQ; from the coding sequence ATGGCACAAGAAGACGTTTTTAAGAAACTCGTATCACACTGTAAGGAATATGGTTTTGTGTTCCCTTCCAGCGAGATTTATGATGGACTGGGAGCTGTGTATGACTATGGTCAGATGGGTGTGGAACTGAAAAATAACATCAAGCAATACTGGTGGCAGAGTATGGTGCTGCTGCACGAAAATATTGTCGGTATCGACTCAGCAATCTTTATGCACCCCACCATCTGGAAAGCCAGCGGACACGTAGATGCTTTCAATGACCCTTTGATTGACAACCGCGATTCCAAGAAACGTTATCGTGCCGATGTGTTGATAGAGGACCAGCTTGCTAAGTACGATGACAAGATAAACAAAGAAGTGGCCAAAGCTGCCAAGCGTTTTGGTGAGGCTTTCGATGAGGCTCAGTTCCGCAGTACCAACGGTCGTGTGCTGGAACACCAGGCCAAACGTGATGCCTTGCATGAACGTTTTTCCAAGGCTTTGAACGATAATAATCTGGACGAACTCCGTCAGATTATCCTTGACGAAGAAATCGTTTGCCCTATCAGTGGCACAAAGAACTGGACAGAGGTACGCCAGTTCAATCTGATGTTCTCAACTGAAATGGGCTCTACCGCCGATGGTGCCATGAAGATATACCTTCGCCCGGAAACGGCACAAGGTATCTTCGTAAATTACCTTAATGTACAGAAAACCGGTCGCATGAAGATTCCTTTCGGTATCGCCCAGATTGGTAAGGCTTTCCGTAACGAAATTGTAGCCCGCCAGTTCATCTTCCGTATGCGCGAGTTCGAGCAGATGGAAATGCAGTTCTTTGTGAAGCCGGGTACAGAGCTTGACTGGTTCAAGAGTTGGAAGGCTACTCGCCTGAAATGGCACAAGGCGCTGGGCTTCGGTGATGACCATTACCGTTATCACGACCACGACAAACTGGCCCACTACGCTAATGCTGCTACAGACATCGAGTTCTTGATGCCTTTCGGTTTCAAGGAAGTAGAGGGTATTCACAGCCGTACAAATTTCGACTTGTCCCAGCATGAGAAGTTCTCCGGCAAGAACATCAAGTATTTCGATCCGGAAACCAACGAAAGCTATACCCCGTATGTCATCGAGACTAGTATCGGTGTAGACCGCATGTTCCTCAGCATCATGTCTGCTTCCTACTGTGAAGAGACGTTGGATAGCGGTGAATCCCGTGTTGTCTTGAAGTTGCCTGCTGCACTGGCACCGGTGAAACTGGCCGTAATGCCGTTGGTAAAGAAAGATGGTCTGCCCGAAAAAGCGCGCGAAATCATTGACAATCTGAAGTTCCACTTCCATTGTCAGTATGATGAGAAAGATTCTATTGGTAAGCGTTACCGCCGCCAGGATGCCATTGGTACTCCGTACTGTGTCACCGTGGATCATCAGACTTTGGAAGATAACTGTGTGACACTGCGTAATCGTGACACCATGCAGCAAGAGCGCGTGGCTATCTCTGAACTGAATAATATTATTGCAGACCGTGTAAGCATCACATCGTTGCTGAAAACCTTGCAATAA